The Oncorhynchus nerka isolate Pitt River linkage group LG24, Oner_Uvic_2.0, whole genome shotgun sequence genome has a window encoding:
- the pigx gene encoding phosphatidylinositol-glycan biosynthesis class X protein isoform X3, producing MTWLETVSVTMDVSKNGFHRDLVTTVDFGPGFPDGLEALLVHRLPSGIYIDQYQLASLKEDTGLQVLLGSAVDLEAPAHTSEEFLVLVYPALDQGILKATLPIHGRYHKPSLAGKRFELVEIKLPKLILRTDTCTQLISFPPYKIVDAPCTVHNLSICQWLEIQQLQEQDPVSLEIPLGDGSLVEPVCAGTLLVTLLCCVILSRSIWMHGVFLDNVILI from the exons AGACCTGGTCACCACAGTTGACTTCGGTCCTGGTTTTCCAGATGGCCTCGAGGCTCTGCTGGTTCACAGACTACCCAGTGGGATCTACATTGATCAATACCAACTTGCATCTCTGAAAGAGGACACTGGTTTACAG GTGCTTTTGGGTTCAGCGGTTGACTTGGAGGCTCCAGCACACACATCTGAGGAATTCCTTGTTCTTGTGTATCCTGCTCTGGACCAAGGAATTCTCAAAGCAACACTCCCTATCCATGGCCGTTATCACAAGCCCTCTCTTGCAGGGAAGAGATTTGAACTTGTTGAAATTAAACTTCCAAAGCTAATACTCAGGACAGATACAT gTACACAGCTAATTTCCTTCCCTCCTTACAAAATTGTGGACGCACCCTGCACTGTCCACAACTTAAGCATATGCCAATGGCTTGAGATCCAACAACTACAG gaGCAGGATCCTGTGAGTTTGGAGATACCACTTGGTGATGGGTCTCTGGTGGAGCCTGTGTGTGCTGGAACTCTGCTTGTCACGCTGCTGTGCTGTGTCATCCTTTCAAGAAGTATCTGGATGCATGGTGTTTTTTTAGACAATGTTATACTGATTTaa